A single genomic interval of Drosophila virilis strain 15010-1051.87 chromosome 2, Dvir_AGI_RSII-ME, whole genome shotgun sequence harbors:
- the LOC6632790 gene encoding venom protease has product MCIYVLLLVLGLQPFHQILAQHNQIVSSCTSLKKAVFEEQVGYSFLFRNAPIMYETIDNCLTYTPLIVGGQPADPKEFPHMARLGHRHQKLGTIDWFCGGTLISNKLVLTAAHCLESEQGEVNVVRLGDLDLDNDHEDASPKNYAVADYFRHPQFTSSDLYNDIGIIKLAEPVQFDRYKHPACLPFENGENLDSFIAVGWGSTSLAGKSSRKLLKVKLDRIADEICRRVIERSEDYPHGFEPVSQMCVGSSKAMDTCNGDSGGPILVYHKEYPCMYHVMGITSAGISCGTPKIPSIYTRVHYYLDWIRQIMANN; this is encoded by the exons atgtgtatatatgtgctgCTTCTTGTACTGGGTCTGCAGCCATTCCATCAGATCTTGGCGCAACACAACCAAATTGTCAGCT CCTGCACCAGCTTGAAGAAGGCCGTCTTTGAGGAGCAGGTGGGCTACAGCTTTCTGTTTCGCAATGCGCCCATCATGTACGAGACAATCGATAATTGTCTCACATATACGCCACTGATTGTCGGCGGGCAGCCCGCCGATCCCAAGGAGTTTCCCCATATGGCGCGCCTGGGACACCGCCATCAGAAGCTGGGCACGATTGATTGGTTTTGCGGCGGCACACTCATCAGTAATAAATTGGTGCTGACCGCCGCCCATTGCCTTGAGTCGGAACA GGGCGAGGTAAATGTGGTTCGCTTGGGCGATCTGGATTTGGATAATGATCACGAGGATGCGTCGCCCAAGAACTACGCTGTGGCTGACTACTTTCGCCATCCTCAGTTTACGAGCTCGGACCTATACAATGATATTGGAATTATTAAACTGGCAGAGCCTGTTCAATTCGATAGATACAAGCATCCTGCATGCCTGCCCTTCGAGAATGGCGAAAACTTGGACTCCTTTATAGCTGTGGGTTGGGGCAGCACTAGCTTAGCGGGCAAATCATCGCGCAAACTGCTAAAAGTAAAATTGGATCGTATTGCAGATGAG ATATGTCGCAGAGTCATTGAACGTAGCGAGGACTATCCACACGGATTCGAGCCGGTTAGCCAAATGTGCGTGGGCTCTTCAAAGGCAATGGACACCTGTAATGGCGACTCAGGTGGACCAATTCTTGTGTACCACAAGGAATATCCTTGTATGTACCACGTGATGGGTATTACATCGGCAGGCATATCCTGCGGTACACCTAAGATTCCCAGTATTTATACGCGTGTACATTACTATTTAGATTGGATTAGGCAAATTATGGCTAATAACTAG
- the LOC6632791 gene encoding venom protease — protein MLKSEKSLHVLYAVGRAPSLESGVISGCALNMQIKNYWKSAFQWKAFGLRLLIFNLTKRLIFAQDSDIVSSCTRYKKSVFDLQDGYSFLLHDAPIINKSLDTCHSYTPLISGGQIAEPKEFPHMARLGNRNGDNKTSWFCGGTLISNRLVLTAAHCLYSPSGAVNVVRLGELDFDSDKDDAQPEDFGVRNTTEHPSYKYPIMYNDIALIELDRGVRFSVYKHPACLPFNDGNRYDSFVATGWGQTTFAGTDSSKLRKAKLEGFHLKCPEIDDIVNLPNGFNASTQMCIGSTDTNDTCSGDSGGPVLIYHEEYPCMHHVMGITSTGFGCGTPNLPSLYTRVHAYLDWIKQTIANIS, from the exons ATGCTCAAATCAGAAAAATCTCTCCATGTTCTCTATGCAGTTGGGCGTGCACCCAGTTTGGAGTCGGGTGTAATTAGCGGCTGCGCTTTAAACATGCAAATCAAGAACTATTGGAAAAGCGCTTTTCAATGGAAAGCGTTTGGGCTGAGGTTGCTGATTTTCAACTTGACCAAGCGTTTGATATTTGCCCAAGATTCGGATATAGTCAGCT CTTGCACCCGGTACAAGAAGAGCGTCTTTGATCTGCAGGATGGCTACAGTTTTCTGTTGCATGACGCACCCATCATTAATAAGAGCTTGGACACGTGCCACAGTTACACGCCGCTGATATCCGGTGGCCAGATAGCGGAACCAAAGGAATTCCCGCATATGGCGCGCTTGGGTAATCGCAACGGCGACAATAAAACTAGCTGGTTCTGTGGAGGCACCTTGATAAGCAATCGCCTGGTGCTCACTGCAGCTCACTGCCTCTACTCGCCAAG CGGTGCTGTCAATGTAGTGCGCCTGGGAGAGCTGGACTTTGACAGCGACAAGGATGATGCACAGCCCGAAGACTTTGGTGTGCGCAACACGACGGAGCATCCGAGCTACAAGTACCCAATAATGTATAATGATATAGCGCTCATTGAATTGGATCGTGGTGTCCGTTTCAGCGTATATAAGCatcctgcctgcctgccattCAATGATGGCAATCGCTATGACAGCTTCGTTGCCACCGGCTGGGGTCAGACCACATTTGCCGGCACGGATTCCAGCAAATTGAGAAAGGCAAAGCTCGAAGGATTTCATTTGAAATGTCCAGAGATTGACGATATTGTTAACCTGCCCAATGGTTTTAATGCGAGCACACAGATGTGCATTGGCTCCACTGACACCAACGATACCTGCAGCGGTGACTCTGGCGGTCCTGTGTTGATCTATCATGAGGAGTATCCGTGCATGCATCATGTCATGGGCATCACTTCAACAGGATTTGGCTGCGGCACGCCCAACCTGCCGAGTCTATATACGCGTGTGCATGCCTACTTGGATTGGATTAAGCAGACGATTGCAAATATATCTTGA
- the LOC6632780 gene encoding venom protease produces the protein MALIKAACVLLTIVVQVSFALGQDPDPALKQSCTQLKRDIFEERVPFSFLFANAPVQWETIDSCHGSRPLIVGGTPAEPKEFPHMARLGNRDNSNKTKWLCGGTLISKRLVLTAAHCLYSPNGAVNVVRLGELDFASDKDDAQPEDFGVQKIIEHPDYNYTILYNDIALLQLDRAVSFNVYKHPACLPFHDGQGSENFIAIGWGQQRFAASKESTKLLKVQLKNFGNECLTTTNLMELPNGYNVSTMLCIGSPENRDTCNGDSGGPVLNYHDEYPCMYHVMGVTSVGIGCDTGNVPSIYTRVHSYLDWIKQEIANSN, from the exons ATGGCACTGATCAAAGCTGCTTGTGTGTTGCTTACTATTGTGGTGCAGGTGTCTTTTGCACTCGGCCAAGATCCGGATCCAGCACTAAAGCAGT CTTGCACGCAATTGAAGCGCGACATCTTCGAGGAGCGAGTACCGTTCAGTTTCTTATTCGCAAATGCGCCTGTTCAATGGGAGACTATTGATTCCTGTCATGGCTCTCGGCCGCTAATAGTCGGCGGTACACCCGCCGAACCCAAGGAATTCCCACACATGGCTCGTTTGGGCAATCGCGACAATAGCAATAAAACCAAGTGGCTCTGCGGCGGCACTTTGATAAGCAAGCGCTTGGTGCTTACCGCAGCCCATTGTCTCTACTCGCCAAA TGGTGCAGTCAATGTAGTGCGCTTGGGTGAATTGGACTTTGCCAGCGATAAGGATGATGCACAGCCCGAGGACTTTGGTGTGCAAAAGATAATCGAGCATCCGGACTACAATTATACGATTCTCTATAATGATATCGCCCTGTTGCAACTAGATCGTGCTGTCAGTTTTAACGTTTACAAGCATCCTGCTTGCCTGCCCTTCCATGATGGCCAAGGCAGCGAGAATTTCATTGCCATTGGTTGGGGCCAACAGAGATTTGCCGCCAGCAAAGAGTCCACAAAGCTGCTTAAAGTGCAGCTTAAGAACTTTGGCAACGAATGCCTCACAACCACCAATTTAATGGAGCTGCCCAATGGCTACAATGTGAGCACAATGCTCTGCATTGGTTCCCCAGAGAACAGGGACACCTGCAATGGCGACTCCGGCGGTCCGGTCTTGAACTACCATGATGAGTATCCGTGCATGTACCATGTCATGGGCGTCACTTCAGTAGGCATTGGCTGCGACACAGGCAATGTGCCCAGTATCTATACGCGCGTGCATTCTTACTTGGATTGGATCAAGCAGGAGATTGCAAACAGCAActga
- the LOC6632781 gene encoding probable dimethyladenosine transferase: MPKVKTEKKSRIHNEVQKQGIVFNKDFGQHILKNPLVITTMLEKAALRATDVVLEIGPGTGNMTVRMLERAKKVIACEIDTRLAAELQKRVQATPLQPKLQVLIGDFLKADLPFFDLCIANVPYQISSPLIFKLLLHRPLFRCAVLMFQREFAQRLVAKPGDKLYCRLSINTQLLARVDMLMKVGKNNFKPPPKVESSVVRLEPKNPPPPVNFTEWDGLTRIAFLRKNKTLAATFKVNSVIEMLDKNYKLYRSLRNEQVEENFNMQEKVMSILEEQGVSGSRARSMDIDEFMRLLLAFNSAGIHFN, from the exons atgccaaaagtaaaaacagaaaagaaaagccGCATACACAATGAGGTGCAAAAGCAAG GCATTGTGTTCAACAAGGATTTTGGACAGCACATATTAAAGAATCCCTTGGTCATAACTACGATGCTGGAGAAGGCTGCACTGCGAGCCACCGATGTGGTGCTGGAAATCGGTCCCGGCACGGGCAACATGACTGTGCGCATGCTGGAGCGTGCCAAAAAGGTTATTGCCTGCGAAATTGACACACGTCTTGCCGCGGAGCTGCAGAAGCGTGTACAGGCGACACCTTTGCAGCCGAAACTACAGGTGCTAATTGGAGATTTTTTGAAGGCAGATCTGCCATTCTTCGATCTGTGCATAGCCAACGTACCCTACCAGATTAGTTCGCCATTAATCTTCAAATTGTTGCTTCATCGTCCTCTGTTTCGCTGCGCGGTACTGATGTTCCAGCGTGAGTTTGCACAACGTCTGGTGGCCAAGCCGGGCGACAAGCTCTACTGCCGTTTGAGCATCAATACACAGTTGTTGGCACGTGTAGACATGTTAATGAAGGTgggaaaaaataatttcaagcCGCCGCCCAAGGTGGAGTCGAGTGTGGTGCGTCTGGAGCCAAAGAATCCACCGCCGCCCGTTAATTTTACCGAATGGGATGGTCTAACCCGCATAGCATTTttgcgcaaaaacaaaacgctaGCGGCAACCTTCAAAGTGAACTCTGTGATTGAAATGCTGGACAAGAACTACAAATTGTATCGTTCGTTAAGGAATGAG caAGTTGAGGAAAACTTTAACATGCAGGAGAAGGTCATGAGCATACTGGAGGAACAGGGTGTAAGCGGCTCACGTGCCCGATCTATGGACATTGATGAGTTTATGCGCCTCTTGTTGGCTTTCAATTCGGCTGGCATACATTTCAACTGA